In Salmonella enterica subsp. enterica serovar Typhimurium str. LT2, a single window of DNA contains:
- the pheS gene encoding phenylalanine tRNA synthetase, alpha-subunit (similar to E. coli phenylalanine tRNA synthetase, alpha-subunit (AAC74784.1); Blastp hit to AAC74784.1 (327 aa), 97% identity in aa 1 - 327), which produces MSHLAELVANAAAAINQASDVAALDNVRVEYLGKKGHLTLQMTTLRDLPPEERPAAGAVINAAKEQVQQALNARKAELESAALNARLAAETIDISLPGRRIENGGLHPVTRTIDRIESFFGELGFTVATGPEIEDDYHNFDALNIPGHHPARADHDTFWFDATRLLRTQTSGVQIRTMKAQQPPIRIIAPGRVYRNDYDQTHTPMFHQMEGLIVDTNISFTNLKGTLHDFLRNFFEEDLQIRFRPSYFPFTEPSAEVDVMGKNGKWLEVLGCGMVHPNVLRNVGIDPEIYSGFAFGMGMERLTMLRYGVTDLRSFFENDLRFLKQFK; this is translated from the coding sequence ATGTCACATCTCGCAGAGCTGGTTGCCAATGCAGCGGCCGCCATTAACCAGGCGTCAGATGTTGCCGCGTTAGACAATGTACGCGTCGAATATTTGGGCAAGAAAGGGCATTTAACCCTTCAGATGACGACCCTACGCGATCTGCCGCCGGAAGAGCGTCCGGCAGCCGGGGCAGTCATTAACGCCGCGAAAGAGCAGGTACAACAGGCGCTTAACGCGCGTAAAGCCGAGCTGGAAAGCGCAGCGCTTAACGCCCGTCTGGCCGCTGAGACCATCGATATCTCCCTGCCGGGGCGCCGTATTGAGAACGGTGGTCTGCATCCGGTCACGCGTACCATTGACCGTATTGAAAGTTTCTTCGGCGAGCTTGGTTTTACCGTGGCGACTGGCCCGGAAATTGAAGATGACTACCATAACTTCGATGCGTTAAACATTCCGGGTCATCACCCGGCCCGCGCCGATCATGATACCTTCTGGTTTGACGCGACCCGTCTGCTGCGTACCCAGACGTCTGGCGTCCAGATCCGGACGATGAAAGCGCAGCAACCGCCGATCCGTATTATTGCGCCGGGCCGTGTATACCGTAATGACTACGACCAGACGCATACTCCGATGTTCCATCAGATGGAAGGTCTGATTGTTGATACCAACATCAGCTTCACCAACCTCAAAGGTACGCTGCACGACTTCCTGCGTAATTTCTTTGAGGAGGATCTGCAGATTCGCTTCCGTCCTTCTTATTTTCCGTTCACCGAACCTTCTGCGGAAGTGGATGTGATGGGTAAAAACGGCAAATGGCTGGAAGTGCTGGGCTGCGGGATGGTGCATCCGAATGTGCTGCGTAATGTCGGTATCGATCCGGAAATCTATTCTGGCTTCGCTTTTGGTATGGGGATGGAACGTCTGACCATGTTGCGTTACGGCGTCACCGACCTGCGTTCATTCTTCGAAAACGATCTGCGTTTCCTTAAACAGTTTAAATAA
- the btuE gene encoding vitamin B12 transport protein (ABC superfamily (binding protein); similar to E. coli vitamin B12 transport (AAC74780.1); Blastp hit to AAC74780.1 (183 aa), 85% identity in aa 1 - 183) — protein sequence MQNSLLNTHVTTIDGEVTTLEKYAGKVLLIVNVASRCGLTPQYEQLENIQKAWADQGFVVLGFPCNQFMGQEPGSEEEIKTYCASTWGVTFPMFSKIDVNGDARHPLYQKLIAAAPTAVAPEKSGFYERMVSKGRTPLYPDDILWNFEKFLVGRDGQVVQRFSPDMTPEDPIVMESIKIALAK from the coding sequence ATGCAAAACTCGCTTCTTAATACTCACGTTACGACGATTGATGGAGAGGTCACTACACTTGAAAAATACGCCGGAAAAGTGCTGCTCATTGTAAACGTCGCCTCCAGATGTGGCCTGACGCCGCAATATGAACAGTTGGAAAATATCCAAAAGGCGTGGGCAGATCAGGGGTTTGTCGTGTTGGGTTTTCCCTGCAACCAGTTTATGGGGCAGGAGCCAGGCAGCGAAGAGGAGATTAAAACCTATTGTGCCAGCACCTGGGGCGTCACGTTCCCGATGTTCAGTAAAATTGATGTGAATGGCGACGCGCGCCATCCGCTGTATCAAAAACTGATAGCCGCTGCGCCAACGGCAGTCGCGCCGGAGAAGAGCGGCTTTTACGAACGGATGGTAAGCAAAGGGCGTACGCCACTCTATCCGGATGATATTCTGTGGAATTTTGAAAAATTTTTGGTAGGCCGGGATGGTCAGGTGGTACAGCGTTTTTCGCCGGATATGACGCCTGAAGATCCTATTGTGATGGAAAGCATAAAAATCGCGTTGGCAAAATAA
- the rpmI gene encoding 50S ribosomal subunit protein L35 (similar to E. coli 50S ribosomal subunit protein A (AAC74787.1); Blastp hit to AAC74787.1 (65 aa), 100% identity in aa 1 - 65), which yields MPKIKTVRGAAKRFKKTGKGGFKHKHANLRHILTKKATKRKRHLRPKAMVSKGDLGLVIACLPYA from the coding sequence ATGCCAAAAATTAAGACCGTACGCGGTGCTGCTAAGCGCTTCAAAAAAACCGGTAAAGGTGGTTTTAAGCACAAGCACGCTAACCTGCGTCACATTCTGACCAAAAAAGCGACTAAACGTAAACGTCACCTGCGTCCGAAAGCCATGGTTTCTAAAGGCGATCTGGGCCTGGTTATCGCGTGCCTGCCGTACGCATAA
- the infC gene encoding protein chain initiation factor IF-3 (translation initiation factor IF-3. (SW:IF3_SALTY)), whose product MSLREALEKAEEAGVDLVEISPNAEPPVCRIMDYGKFLYEKSKSSKEQKKKQKVIQVKEIKFRPGTDEGDYQVKLRSLIRFLEEGDKAKITLRFRGREMAHQQIGMEVLNRVKDDLQELAVVESFPTKIEGRQMIMVLAPKKKQ is encoded by the coding sequence GTGAGTCTGAGAGAAGCTCTGGAAAAAGCTGAAGAAGCCGGAGTAGACTTAGTCGAAATCAGCCCTAACGCCGAGCCGCCGGTTTGTCGTATAATGGATTACGGCAAATTCCTCTATGAAAAGAGTAAGTCTTCTAAGGAACAGAAGAAAAAGCAAAAAGTTATCCAGGTGAAGGAAATTAAATTCCGTCCTGGGACAGATGAAGGCGACTATCAGGTAAAACTCCGCAGCCTGATTCGCTTTCTCGAAGAGGGCGATAAGGCCAAAATCACGCTGCGTTTCCGCGGTCGTGAAATGGCCCACCAGCAAATCGGTATGGAAGTGCTTAATCGCGTGAAAGACGATTTGCAAGAACTGGCAGTGGTCGAATCCTTCCCAACGAAGATCGAAGGCCGTCAGATGATCATGGTGCTTGCTCCTAAGAAGAAACAGTAA
- the himA gene encoding integration host factor (IHF), alpha subunit (integration host factor alpha-subunit (IHF-alpha). (SW:IHFA_SALTY)), with the protein MALTKAEMSEYLFDKLGLSKRDAKELVELFFEEIRRALENGEQVKLSGFGNFDLRDKNQRPGRNPKTGEDIPITARRVVTFRPGQKLKSRVENASPKEE; encoded by the coding sequence ATGGCGCTTACAAAAGCTGAAATGTCAGAATATCTGTTTGATAAGCTTGGGCTTAGCAAGCGGGATGCCAAAGAACTGGTTGAACTGTTTTTCGAAGAGATCCGTCGTGCTCTGGAAAACGGTGAGCAGGTGAAACTCTCTGGTTTTGGTAACTTCGATCTGCGTGATAAAAATCAACGTCCGGGGCGTAACCCGAAAACGGGTGAAGATATTCCTATTACAGCACGGCGCGTGGTGACCTTCAGACCCGGGCAGAAGTTAAAGAGCCGGGTCGAAAACGCTTCGCCCAAAGAAGAGTAA
- the btuC gene encoding vitamin B12 transport protein (ABC superfamily (membrane); similar to E. coli vitamin B12 transport permease protein (AAC74781.1); Blastp hit to AAC74781.1 (326 aa), 91% identity in aa 1 - 326) — translation MLTFARQQQRRNVRWLLSLSLLVLLATLLSLCAGEQWIAPGDWLSARGELFVWQIRLPRTLAVLLVGAALALSGAVMQALFENPLAEPGLLGVSNGAGVGLIAAVLLGQGQLPGWALGLCAIAGALIITLILLRFARRHLSTSRLLLAGVALGIICSALMTWAIYFSTSFDLRQLMYWMMGGFGGVDWQQSWLMIALIPVLIWICCQSQPLNMLALGETSARQLGLPLWFWRNLLVVATGWMVGVSVAMAGAIGFIGLVIPHILRLCGLTDHRVLLPGCALAGAIALLLADVVARLALASAELPIGVVTATLGAPVFIWLLLKSAR, via the coding sequence ATGCTGACTTTTGCCCGCCAACAACAGCGACGAAACGTTCGCTGGCTTCTGAGCCTGTCACTGCTGGTGCTACTGGCTACACTTCTGAGCTTATGCGCAGGCGAACAGTGGATTGCCCCCGGTGACTGGTTAAGCGCCCGGGGGGAACTGTTTGTCTGGCAAATTCGCCTTCCCCGCACGCTTGCGGTATTGCTGGTTGGCGCTGCGCTGGCGCTATCTGGCGCTGTGATGCAGGCGCTGTTTGAAAACCCACTTGCTGAACCGGGTCTGCTCGGCGTTTCGAATGGGGCCGGTGTTGGGCTTATTGCCGCCGTCTTACTGGGGCAGGGGCAACTGCCAGGATGGGCGCTGGGACTGTGCGCTATAGCCGGCGCGCTCATTATTACGTTAATTCTGCTGCGTTTTGCGCGCCGCCATCTCTCTACCAGCCGCTTGTTGTTGGCGGGCGTCGCGCTGGGCATTATCTGTAGCGCGCTGATGACGTGGGCTATCTATTTTTCCACCTCTTTCGATCTGCGGCAATTAATGTACTGGATGATGGGAGGATTTGGCGGCGTTGACTGGCAGCAGAGCTGGCTAATGATTGCGCTCATCCCGGTACTGATCTGGATATGTTGCCAGTCGCAACCGCTGAATATGCTGGCGCTAGGGGAAACCTCGGCGCGGCAGCTTGGCCTGCCGCTGTGGTTCTGGCGCAATTTGTTGGTCGTCGCCACCGGCTGGATGGTGGGCGTCAGCGTGGCGATGGCGGGGGCGATTGGTTTTATCGGTCTGGTTATTCCGCACATCCTGCGCTTATGTGGTTTAACCGATCACCGGGTTTTACTTCCCGGCTGCGCGCTGGCCGGGGCTATCGCCCTGCTATTGGCTGATGTGGTCGCCCGACTGGCACTGGCGTCGGCTGAACTGCCTATCGGGGTGGTCACCGCCACATTGGGGGCGCCAGTGTTTATCTGGCTGCTACTCAAATCCGCGCGTTAG
- the pheT gene encoding phenylalanine tRNA synthetase, beta-subunit (phenylalanyl-tRNA synthetase beta chain. (SW:SYFB_SALTY)), which translates to MKFSELWLREWVNPAIDSDALANQITMAGLEVDGVEPVAGSFNGVVVGEVVECAQHPNADKLRVTKVNVGGERLLDIVCGAPNCRQGLKVAVATIGAILPGDFKIKAAKLRGEPSEGMLCSFSELGISDDHSGIIELPADAPLGTDIREYLKLDDNTIEISVTPNRADCLGIIGVARDVAVLNKAPLQEPEMAPVTATISDTLPITVEAADACPRYLGRVVKGINVNAPTPLWMKEKLRRCGIRSIDAVVDVTNYVLLELGQPMHAFDKDRIDGGIVVRMAKEGETVVLLDGSEATLNADTLVIADHHKALGIAGIFGGEHSGVNGETQNVLLECAYFNPLSITGRARRHGLHTDASHRYERGVDPALQYKAIERATRLLLDICGGDAGPIIDVSNEATLPKRATITLRRSKLDRLIGHHIADEQVSDILRRLGCEVTEGQDEWKAVAPTWRFDMEIEEDLVEEVARVYGYNNIPDEPIQAGLIMGTHREADLSLKRVKTMLNDKGYQEVITYSFVDPKVQQLIHPGAEALLLPNPISVEMSAMRLSLWSGLLATVVYNQNRQQNRVRIFETGLRFVPDTQANLGIRQDLMLAGVICGNRYDEHWNLAKETVDFYDLKGDLEAVLDLTGKLGDIQFKAEMNPALHPGQSAAIYLKDERIGFIGVVHPELERKLDLNGRTLVFELEWNKLADRIVPQAREISRFPANRRDIAVVVAENVPAADILSECKKVGVNQVVGVNLFDVYRGKGVAEGYKSLAISLILQDTNRTLEEEEIAATVAKCVEALKERFQASLRD; encoded by the coding sequence ATGAAATTCAGCGAACTGTGGTTACGCGAGTGGGTTAACCCGGCAATTGATAGCGATGCGTTGGCTAACCAGATTACGATGGCTGGCCTGGAAGTAGACGGCGTTGAGCCGGTCGCGGGAAGCTTCAATGGCGTTGTGGTTGGGGAAGTGGTTGAGTGCGCCCAGCATCCGAACGCTGACAAATTGCGTGTAACGAAAGTCAACGTCGGCGGAGAACGCCTGTTGGATATCGTCTGCGGCGCGCCAAACTGTCGTCAGGGGCTGAAAGTAGCGGTGGCCACCATTGGCGCTATTCTGCCGGGCGATTTCAAAATTAAAGCGGCAAAACTGCGTGGCGAACCGTCTGAAGGGATGCTGTGCTCCTTCTCCGAACTGGGGATTTCCGACGATCACAGCGGCATTATCGAACTGCCGGCGGATGCGCCGCTGGGTACCGATATCCGTGAATACCTGAAGCTTGACGACAATACCATCGAAATTAGCGTCACGCCGAACCGTGCGGATTGCTTAGGTATCATCGGCGTTGCGCGCGATGTGGCGGTACTGAACAAAGCGCCGCTCCAGGAGCCTGAAATGGCGCCGGTTACGGCAACCATCAGCGATACGCTGCCGATTACGGTAGAGGCCGCTGATGCGTGTCCTCGCTATCTGGGCCGGGTGGTAAAAGGCATTAATGTTAACGCGCCGACGCCGCTGTGGATGAAAGAGAAACTGCGTCGCTGCGGTATTCGCTCCATCGATGCGGTGGTTGACGTCACGAACTATGTGCTGCTCGAACTGGGTCAGCCAATGCATGCTTTCGATAAAGATCGCATTGATGGCGGTATTGTCGTGCGGATGGCAAAAGAGGGTGAAACCGTCGTCCTGCTGGACGGTAGCGAAGCGACGTTAAATGCGGACACGCTGGTGATCGCCGATCACCATAAGGCGCTGGGGATAGCCGGTATTTTTGGCGGCGAACATTCCGGCGTGAACGGCGAAACGCAAAATGTGCTGCTGGAATGTGCGTACTTTAATCCGCTGTCTATCACCGGTCGCGCTCGCCGCCACGGTCTGCATACCGATGCGTCTCACCGCTACGAGCGCGGGGTGGACCCGGCGCTGCAATATAAAGCGATAGAGCGCGCTACTCGTCTGCTTCTTGATATCTGTGGCGGTGATGCGGGTCCGATAATTGATGTGAGCAACGAAGCAACGTTGCCGAAACGCGCCACCATTACGCTGCGTCGCAGTAAACTGGATCGCCTGATCGGGCATCATATTGCGGATGAGCAGGTCAGTGATATTCTGCGTCGTCTGGGCTGTGAAGTGACCGAAGGGCAGGACGAGTGGAAAGCCGTAGCGCCGACCTGGCGTTTCGATATGGAGATTGAAGAAGATCTGGTGGAAGAGGTGGCCCGCGTTTACGGCTATAACAATATTCCGGACGAGCCAATTCAGGCCGGTTTAATCATGGGGACGCACCGTGAAGCCGATCTGTCGTTGAAGCGGGTTAAAACCATGCTGAACGACAAAGGCTATCAGGAAGTGATTACCTATAGCTTTGTCGATCCTAAAGTACAACAGCTCATCCATCCAGGCGCAGAAGCGCTGCTGCTGCCAAACCCTATCTCCGTTGAGATGTCGGCGATGCGTCTGTCTCTGTGGAGCGGATTGTTGGCGACGGTGGTCTATAACCAAAACCGTCAGCAGAATCGCGTGCGTATTTTTGAAACCGGTTTACGTTTCGTTCCGGATACACAAGCCAATCTGGGTATTCGACAGGATCTGATGCTGGCTGGCGTGATTTGCGGTAACCGCTATGATGAGCACTGGAACCTGGCAAAAGAGACCGTTGATTTCTATGATTTGAAAGGCGATCTGGAAGCAGTACTGGATTTAACCGGCAAACTGGGTGATATCCAGTTTAAGGCGGAGATGAATCCGGCTCTGCATCCGGGACAGTCTGCGGCGATTTATCTGAAAGATGAACGTATTGGTTTTATTGGGGTTGTTCACCCTGAACTGGAACGTAAACTGGATCTGAATGGTCGTACGCTGGTGTTTGAACTGGAATGGAATAAGCTCGCAGACCGTATCGTGCCGCAGGCGCGGGAGATTTCACGCTTCCCGGCCAACCGTCGCGATATTGCGGTTGTTGTTGCAGAAAACGTTCCCGCAGCGGATATTTTATCCGAATGTAAGAAAGTTGGCGTAAATCAGGTAGTTGGCGTAAACTTATTTGACGTGTACCGCGGTAAGGGTGTTGCGGAGGGTTATAAGAGCCTCGCTATCAGCCTGATCCTTCAGGATACCAACCGTACACTCGAAGAAGAGGAGATTGCCGCTACCGTCGCCAAATGTGTAGAGGCATTAAAAGAGCGATTCCAGGCATCATTGAGGGATTGA
- the rplT gene encoding 50S ribosomal subunit protein L20 (similar to E. coli 50S ribosomal subunit protein L20, and regulator (AAC74786.1); Blastp hit to AAC74786.1 (118 aa), 100% identity in aa 1 - 118) yields the protein MARVKRGVIARARHKKILKQAKGYYGARSRVYRVAFQAVIKAGQYAYRDRRQRKRQFRQLWIARINAAARQNGISYSKFINGLKKASVEIDRKILADIAVFDKVAFTALVEKAKAALA from the coding sequence ATGGCTCGCGTAAAACGTGGTGTAATTGCACGCGCACGTCACAAGAAAATTTTGAAACAAGCCAAAGGCTACTACGGTGCGCGTTCTCGCGTATACCGCGTTGCCTTCCAGGCAGTTATCAAAGCTGGTCAGTATGCTTACCGTGACCGTCGTCAACGTAAGCGTCAGTTCCGTCAACTGTGGATTGCGCGTATCAACGCAGCAGCACGTCAGAACGGTATTTCTTACAGCAAATTCATCAACGGCCTGAAAAAAGCCTCTGTTGAAATCGACCGTAAGATCCTGGCTGATATCGCCGTATTCGACAAAGTCGCGTTCACCGCGCTGGTTGAAAAAGCGAAAGCAGCTCTGGCATAA
- the thrS gene encoding threonine tRNA synthetase (similar to E. coli threonine tRNA synthetase (AAC74789.1); Blastp hit to AAC74789.1 (642 aa), 96% identity in aa 1 - 642) encodes MPVITLPDGSQRHYDHPVSPMDVALDIGPGLAKATIAGRVNGELVDASDLIENDATLSIITAKDEEGLEIIRHSCAHLLGHAIKQLWPHTKMAIGPVVDNGFYYDVDLDRTLTQEDVEALEKRMHELAEKNYDVIKKKVSWHDARETFVKRGETYKVAILDENIAHDDKPGLYHHEEYVDMCRGPHVPNMRFCHHFKLMKTAGAYWRGDSNNKMLQRIYGTAWADKKALNAYLQRLEEAAKRDHRKIGKQLDLYHMQEEAPGMVFWHNDGWTIFRELEVFVRSKLKEYQYQEVKGPFMMDRVLWEKTGHWDNYKDAMFTTSSENREYCIKPMNCPGHVQIFNQGLKSYRDLPLRMAEFGSCHRNEPSGALHGLMRVRGFTQDDAHIFCTEEQIRDEVNACIRMVYDMYSTFGFEKIVVKLSTRPDKRIGSDEMWDRAEADLAVALEENNIPFEYQLGEGAFYGPKIEFTLYDCLDRAWQCGTVQLDFSLPSRLSASYVGEDNERKVPVMIHRAILGSMERFIGILTEEFAGFFPTWLAPVQVVVMNITDSQSEYVNELTQKLQNAGIRVKADLRNEKIGFKIREHTLRRVPYMLVCGDKEVEAGKVAVRTRRGKDLGSLDVNDVIEKLQQEIRSRSLQQLEE; translated from the coding sequence ATGCCTGTTATTACTCTTCCTGATGGCAGCCAACGCCATTATGACCACCCTGTAAGCCCGATGGATGTTGCTCTGGACATTGGTCCTGGCCTGGCGAAAGCCACCATTGCGGGCCGTGTGAATGGCGAGCTGGTTGATGCTTCCGATCTGATTGAAAATGATGCGACGCTTTCCATCATCACCGCAAAAGATGAAGAGGGTCTGGAGATCATTCGTCACTCTTGTGCGCATCTGTTAGGTCACGCTATCAAGCAACTTTGGCCGCACACGAAAATGGCGATCGGCCCGGTTGTCGACAACGGTTTTTACTATGACGTTGATCTTGACCGCACGCTAACTCAGGAAGATGTCGAAGCGCTCGAAAAGCGGATGCATGAGCTCGCCGAGAAAAATTACGACGTTATCAAGAAAAAGGTGAGCTGGCATGACGCGCGCGAAACCTTCGTGAAGCGCGGCGAGACTTACAAAGTCGCTATTCTTGATGAAAATATCGCCCATGATGATAAGCCAGGCTTGTACCATCATGAAGAATATGTCGACATGTGTCGTGGTCCGCACGTGCCGAATATGCGTTTCTGCCATCACTTTAAACTGATGAAAACTGCCGGCGCATACTGGCGCGGTGACAGCAATAATAAGATGTTGCAGCGTATTTACGGTACGGCATGGGCAGATAAAAAAGCCCTGAACGCTTATCTGCAGCGCCTGGAAGAGGCCGCAAAACGCGACCATCGTAAAATTGGTAAGCAGCTCGACCTGTATCATATGCAGGAAGAAGCGCCGGGCATGGTGTTCTGGCATAACGACGGCTGGACTATCTTCCGCGAGCTGGAGGTCTTTGTTCGTTCTAAACTCAAAGAATACCAGTATCAAGAAGTTAAAGGCCCGTTCATGATGGACCGTGTGCTGTGGGAAAAAACCGGGCACTGGGACAACTATAAAGATGCGATGTTCACCACATCCTCAGAAAACCGCGAATATTGCATCAAGCCGATGAACTGCCCGGGCCACGTTCAGATCTTTAACCAGGGTCTGAAATCCTATCGTGATTTGCCGCTGCGTATGGCGGAATTCGGTAGCTGCCACCGTAACGAGCCATCAGGCGCGCTGCATGGTCTGATGCGCGTACGCGGCTTTACGCAGGATGATGCGCATATCTTCTGCACCGAAGAGCAGATCCGCGATGAAGTTAACGCTTGTATTCGTATGGTCTACGATATGTACAGCACCTTTGGCTTCGAGAAGATCGTCGTCAAGCTTTCCACTCGTCCTGATAAGCGTATCGGCAGCGATGAGATGTGGGATCGTGCTGAGGCGGATCTGGCGGTTGCGCTGGAAGAAAATAATATCCCGTTTGAGTATCAACTGGGTGAAGGCGCATTCTACGGTCCGAAAATTGAATTTACCTTATATGACTGCCTCGATCGTGCATGGCAGTGCGGTACAGTACAGCTGGACTTCTCCTTACCGTCTCGTCTGAGCGCCTCCTATGTAGGCGAAGACAACGAGCGTAAGGTGCCGGTAATGATTCACCGTGCGATTCTTGGGTCGATGGAACGCTTCATCGGTATCCTGACCGAAGAGTTCGCTGGTTTCTTCCCGACATGGCTCGCGCCTGTTCAGGTAGTCGTGATGAATATTACCGATTCGCAGTCTGAATACGTTAACGAATTGACGCAGAAACTACAAAATGCGGGCATTCGTGTAAAAGCAGACTTGAGAAATGAGAAGATTGGCTTTAAAATCCGCGAGCACACTTTACGTCGTGTCCCTTATATGTTGGTCTGTGGTGATAAAGAGGTGGAAGCAGGCAAAGTTGCCGTTCGCACCCGCCGCGGTAAAGACCTGGGCAGTCTGGACGTAAATGACGTGATTGAGAAGCTGCAACAAGAGATTCGCAGCCGCAGTCTTCAACAACTGGAGGAATAA
- the rfc gene encoding O-antigen polymerase (O-antigen polymerase (SW:RFC_SALTY)): protein MLIISYIALCLLFIVYLYTLSVRIEGKIINVMVPYLIITVPTLYVFEGIFVYLSEVQNYTVEYLFFYTCYITYIASFVISYLYTQRKPIYNKSNTKNKPRYVFTSLLFTFLAFIIYLPVLMEFREYILSPRRIYELTRTGYGIYFYPSLMFSLVASICAFFTYKKSKLFCISIVLFNCILIFLHGNKGPIFSIFIAFILYLSYIENKKIKFMFLVKSFAVIAVIVTAFFAYTFTDGNPIENMANYSDYTRNAVLVASSNFDFMYGKLLMESEVYSRIPRAIWPDKPEDFGALYLAKVFFPDAFYRNQGAPAFGYGELYADFGLFTPVWLVISGVFKGVLAKYFSNKTQETKSAHYFIMFLFCIGISVIPVSMGWLFPEHLMIAFMVYIASSFVFSEHIRFVLLRNNK, encoded by the coding sequence ATGCTTATAATTTCATACATTGCATTATGCTTATTATTTATAGTTTATCTCTATACTCTTTCCGTAAGAATTGAGGGGAAAATAATAAATGTAATGGTCCCATACCTGATAATAACAGTCCCTACACTGTACGTGTTTGAAGGTATATTTGTATACCTCTCAGAGGTGCAGAATTATACAGTGGAATATTTGTTTTTCTATACTTGCTATATAACATACATAGCATCATTTGTTATTTCTTATCTTTACACACAAAGAAAACCCATATACAACAAATCAAACACGAAAAATAAACCAAGGTATGTGTTTACTTCATTGTTATTCACCTTCCTTGCTTTTATCATTTACCTTCCAGTGTTGATGGAGTTCAGAGAGTATATACTTAGCCCAAGAAGAATATACGAATTAACCAGAACAGGGTATGGTATATACTTCTATCCTTCATTAATGTTTTCTCTTGTCGCTTCTATTTGCGCGTTCTTTACATACAAAAAATCAAAGTTATTTTGTATTTCCATAGTTTTATTTAACTGTATACTTATTTTCTTGCATGGTAACAAAGGACCAATATTTAGTATATTTATAGCATTCATCCTTTACCTTTCATATATTGAAAATAAAAAAATTAAATTTATGTTCCTGGTAAAATCGTTTGCTGTTATAGCAGTCATTGTAACGGCATTCTTTGCATATACGTTTACTGATGGGAATCCGATAGAAAATATGGCGAATTACTCGGATTATACCCGTAATGCTGTTCTTGTTGCTTCCTCAAACTTTGACTTTATGTACGGAAAATTACTAATGGAAAGCGAGGTTTACTCGAGGATTCCGAGGGCTATTTGGCCTGATAAGCCTGAAGATTTTGGCGCATTGTATCTGGCAAAAGTATTTTTCCCTGATGCATTCTACAGAAATCAGGGCGCTCCTGCTTTCGGGTATGGTGAACTATACGCAGATTTCGGGCTTTTTACACCAGTTTGGTTAGTTATATCTGGAGTATTTAAAGGCGTCCTAGCTAAGTATTTCTCCAATAAAACTCAGGAAACAAAGTCAGCGCATTATTTCATAATGTTCCTATTTTGCATTGGAATAAGTGTGATTCCTGTTAGCATGGGATGGTTGTTCCCTGAGCATTTGATGATTGCTTTTATGGTATACATTGCATCTTCCTTTGTTTTTTCAGAGCATATAAGATTCGTTTTACTAAGAAACAATAAATAA